The nucleotide window CCCCCTTGCCCCCCCGCGGTCCGCTGCGATAAATCCGTTGGGTGCGGGATGGCGGCTTTCGGGGTTTCATTGGCGGCAGCGGACCGCAACAGACAACGGCAACGGACCGCCACGGCAACGGACAACACCTCGGGGCTCCGCCCCGAACCCCGCCGGGGGGGATAATCCCCCCCGGACCCCCGTATGCCTGAAAAGCTCAACATCCCAAGGTGTCGTGATTTAATCCAACTCCCTCAACCACTTCTTCAGATTCTCCTTGCGGCTGACCTTGCCGCTGGTGGTTTTGACCAGCCAGCCCGGTTCCACCAGCCGGATGCGGGAGACGCGCACCTGAAAGAGCGACTGCAACAGCGTCGCCACGGCGCGGCGCATGCCTTTCAACAGGTCGGCATCGCCCATCTCCGTTTCCGCCACCACCACGATCTCCTGGGAGCCCTGGGCGGCGTCGAAATGGGCGAAGGCCACCGCCCGGCCCGGCTTGACGCCCGGAACGCGGTTGACCGCCTCCTCCACGTCGTGGGCGTAGATGTTCTTGCCGTGGCAGATGATCAGATCATCCTTGCGTCCGGTGATGTACAGCTCGCCTTGCCACAGAAAGCCCAGATCGTTGGAGTGGTACCAGCCGTTTTGCAGCCGCTCCCGTGTCAGTTCGGGCAGCCCGAAGTAGCTTGAAAAGAGGAAATCCCCCGCCAGAATCACCTCGCCGACCTCGCCTTCGGCGGCGTCGACCCCCTCGTTGACCACCCGCACGGCGATGCCCTCGATGGGACGCCCCACCGGCATGATCCACTGAATGGTCGAATCGGCAGCGGCGGGACGGTAGCGGTTCCCCTCCAGCAGGGCGCGGCGATCCGCCGCCAGGGGCGTCACCACCTGGCCCGGCGTGGTCTGGGTGGCGGCAAAGACCGTTTCGGCCATGGCGTAACAGATTTGCAGTTTTTCGGCGGCAATCGTGGGAAAAGTCTCGCTGAAAAGTCGGAAGGTCTCCGCTTTGCACGGCTCCGAACAGTTGATCAGCGCCTTGAGGCTGGAGAGGTCGCGTGGTGGTTGCTCGACCGTGCGGCACAGGTGGTGATAGGCGAAGTTCGGCAGCCAGACGTGGCTGCAGCGATACCGCTCCACCGCTTCGAAGAGGCGCTCCGGTCGCAGCACCCACTCGAAGGGATCAAGGGCCACGATGGAGAGACCACGCACCAGCGGCGTGAGAAAACAGGCCAACAGCCCCATGTCGTGATAGAGCGGCAACCAGGTGGCGATGCGATCCGTCGGCTGCAGGTCGAGGGCGGCTGCGTAACAGTCGATCTGCCGCAAAATGGCGCGATGCGACAGGGCCACCCCTTTTTTCAGACCGGTGGTGCCGGAGGAGTGTTGCAGCAGGGCGATGGCCTCAGGGTCCGTGGCGCGGTTGATGGGGCTTTCGTCGTCACCCGGATCGGGGGTGAGGACGGTGCCGTGGCGGAAGTCGAGATTGTCGCCGGGATTGGCCATCTCCGGAGAAACCAGGATCAGTCGGGCCCGAATGCGTTTCAGCAGCTCCCGGTGGGCCTGCCAGTAGAGTTGCGGCTCCTGTTTGGCCGACAGGGGCGGCATGAAGGAGGGGATGCACCCGGCCAGCATGGCGCCCAGAAAAGCTGGAAAGAGATCGACTCCGTGGGGCAGGAACAGGGGGATCACCTCGCCGTCCTCGGCGCCGTGACCACGGTAGAAATGGGCGTAACGTCGGCTTTGGCGCAACAGTTCGGCATAGGTCAGCCGGGGAGCGCCCTCTTCCAGAAACAGTTGGCAGAAGAGCTGTTCGCCTCGTTCCCGGGCGTGCCGTTCCAGAAGCGTGGTCAGGGTATCCGGGATAGCCGGGTTCATCGTCGGGGCATCCTGATGGCAAGCAGTAAAGGGTTCAGGCAACCTGGGATTCGGTCACTACCGGATAGAGGCCTTGCTCCCTGGCTTCAAGGATGACCAACTCCACCATCCCGTTGTTTTCACCGTAACCGATATGGATATTCCAGGATTGCGAGGAGTCCTTCACAATCCGATTGTCGCTGAAGCGAATCACCAGAATATCATCCTCGGGATAGTAGATACTCTTCCGGAACGAACCCATAGAATTCACCCCTCCGCCAGTCCCAGTCGGGGAAAGAGCCGTTCGAAGCGCTGGCGGCAGGCACGGGCGCCGGTGGCGTCGCCGGCGTCGAGGAGTTCCTGCATCAGGAGATTGTAAAGCCCCAGGACGGTTTCGGCCAGCACAACCCACTCCTGAATGGAGAGGTTGATGAACCCCGGTCCGTCCATGAAGGTGGTGATCACCCGAAGGGCTTGCTCCTTGCGGTCGAGTCCCATCAACAGGTGCAGCAGGGATTTGGTCAGGGGATAGTAGCCGGGATCGGCCCGCAGCGCCTCCTGATAGCGGCTCATGGCCTGGGAGCGGTTGCCCAGGAAGAGGTGGGAATCGCCCAGCGCGGTGAGAATCTGCGCCCGCCAGTTCTCCAGCGCCGAGGAGAGACCGGGGTGGGGGGTGAGGTTTTGGCACTCGCGCAGCTCCTCCTCCAGGGCGGCGAGGTGGCTGGCGGCGGATCCCTCCCCGGTGTAGGCCAACGCATCGGGCAGACCGAGGTGTTTGCGCAGAAAGGCCACGAAGCCCAGTTCCGCCTCCTTGGTCTGATAGCCGTCGTCGTACAGATTGGTGAGGTAGGGTTTGGGGCTGAAAAAGCCGTAGCGGGAGCTGGAACTGACCCAGGTGAGACCGAAATGGTCGATGACCTGGGGATGAATCGGGTGGGTGACGCTCAGATCCATGATCGGCGCTTCATCGATATGGGAGTCGATGTCGAGGCCCCCGGCTTGCAGGGCGCGATAGGCCATGTGGAGAAGCAGGAGGTGGTGGGGATGGAAGGAGTCCACGAAAAGTTGTCGGTGCTGGAAGTTCGCTTCGATGAAGTCGGCCACGGGGATATCGACCTCCCGGTCGAGGTGGCGCAGCTTCTCGAAGTAGAGTTCGCGGGCCCGGTCCAGGTCGACCCACTGGTGCAGATCGGTGGCGAGGTAATCGGCCAGGGTTTGGCGGGGGGGGAGGTTGCGGCGCAGCAGGGAATGGAGCAGCCGGTCCCCGTGGCTGCGGCGGCGGTTGCTGTCGATGTTGAAGGGCAGGGGTTTGGGGGGATCCATGTAGCTCGGCCACAGCAGTTCGCAGGAGAGCATGGGATAGCGAACGATGCGACAGGAGGCGGGAATGGCCTCGTCGAAGGGGAAGGGATCGTCCCAGAAGGTCTTTTGCCGCAGAAAGAGGACACAGCGGGAGAGGGCCTCCTCGGGGGAAACGTCGTCGCTGGCGAAGAAGTCGTTGCTGCCGCGTCGAAAAAGCCCCAGGGTGAAGGTGTCGCGCAGCTCTTCGTGCCGCTCCCGGAAGACGTGAAACAGGGTGACGGCGTGACAGTTGCCGAAGAGGATCAAGGCGGGTTTCATGGCGCGGTCTTGGCGGCGATAAGGGCCACCAGATCACCGACATTGGCCAGGGCGGTGACCTCCCGTGCGGAAAATCGCACGTTGAAGGCCCGTTCCACGGCGAGAATCACCTGGGTGTGGGTCAGGGAGTCCCAGCCGTCCACGTCGGAGGCCACGGTTTCCAGGGTGATATCCGCCGGATTGGCCACGAAAAAGGTGCGCTCCAGAATGTCGCGGACCACGGGCAGAATGTCGGAGGGGGTGTTGGGCATCAGAGAACCTCATAAAGGGGAAAGGTGCCGGGAATGTTTTTGATGTCGGAGATCTCTCCGGCGGGTTGGCAGGCGATCGTCTCCTGCACCCGTGCCAACGTGGATTGGGAGAGCAGAATCTGCCCGGAGCGGGCGCGGGCCTCGATGCGGCTGGCAAAGTTGACGGGCGGTCCCAGCGCGGTGAACTGGTCGCGGAAGGTGGT belongs to Magnetococcales bacterium and includes:
- a CDS encoding AMP-binding protein → MNPAIPDTLTTLLERHARERGEQLFCQLFLEEGAPRLTYAELLRQSRRYAHFYRGHGAEDGEVIPLFLPHGVDLFPAFLGAMLAGCIPSFMPPLSAKQEPQLYWQAHRELLKRIRARLILVSPEMANPGDNLDFRHGTVLTPDPGDDESPINRATDPEAIALLQHSSGTTGLKKGVALSHRAILRQIDCYAAALDLQPTDRIATWLPLYHDMGLLACFLTPLVRGLSIVALDPFEWVLRPERLFEAVERYRCSHVWLPNFAYHHLCRTVEQPPRDLSSLKALINCSEPCKAETFRLFSETFPTIAAEKLQICYAMAETVFAATQTTPGQVVTPLAADRRALLEGNRYRPAAADSTIQWIMPVGRPIEGIAVRVVNEGVDAAEGEVGEVILAGDFLFSSYFGLPELTRERLQNGWYHSNDLGFLWQGELYITGRKDDLIICHGKNIYAHDVEEAVNRVPGVKPGRAVAFAHFDAAQGSQEIVVVAETEMGDADLLKGMRRAVATLLQSLFQVRVSRIRLVEPGWLVKTTSGKVSRKENLKKWLRELD
- a CDS encoding DUF2283 domain-containing protein; this encodes MGSFRKSIYYPEDDILVIRFSDNRIVKDSSQSWNIHIGYGENNGMVELVILEAREQGLYPVVTESQVA
- a CDS encoding acyl carrier protein yields the protein MPNTPSDILPVVRDILERTFFVANPADITLETVASDVDGWDSLTHTQVILAVERAFNVRFSAREVTALANVGDLVALIAAKTAP